From a single Silene latifolia isolate original U9 population chromosome 6, ASM4854445v1, whole genome shotgun sequence genomic region:
- the LOC141587887 gene encoding protein FAR1-RELATED SEQUENCE 5-like yields MAEDSTNMLQLLSIDGMQLMESSTIDHQMTDASTIDDEIDVEGAANQSFCTLDSNGENVWVEAKESELLGLTYDTEEDAYRAYCRYSFIKCFGIRKSNERKNTKGIVVSKELCCYKQGTKVKQGTLGKQYSKLSRRTGCKAMISFMIVDGKYKCSRHEMVHNHEFCHPSEVHHLKCHRKIESSEIKYLVHLRNSGVRLADGFRSLVTEAGGSHVVGFEYADAASAVKKATKKQFDTTDCNTLIKILKQRAASEKDFYYDFELDENNSLVSVFFRDGIMRQDYEAFYELLGNDGTYCTNKYDMVCAPFVGINNHTRICLFGIGFMLNESTESFEWLYKTFLASMGGIQPRTIMTDQSKAMSNAIKTCFPQSKHRLCVWHLFKNSSAHLGHLKDKVGFNKLFSRILKRCHTEEELEHCWKRLTTEYNCAHHPWLTSLYKLREKWCCAYGKDYFSAGVLSSQRSESANNSICKRLSKTTTLCDFYDIFGTVLSEWRSHERKDNSLCWEGRPEVAIPCSLLEFASKIYTIGAYARFQKEFVKAMSYKHKIRPSIDDTLCYCVYTERTDEFAHIVSFDPSTNYACCTCKRFEEGGFLCRHILFIYHCNCVDKIPMIYVLKRWTKDAKPKEDLAEGARGRGMIAGPVWRLDMHRQFHKLIVASAENDITRGIVENCFAQAKAEVEGILGGIDVSDIEGGDVDVIQDPKGRTKKGEKFARKRSIRDIETSRARGKHKAAATRARKKLTINTAVEDDITRYGVNNVPTHIGLQEILMAPRD; encoded by the exons ATGGCCGAAGATTCAACAAATATGCTGCAATTACTATCTATTGACGGAATGCAATTGATGGAATCATCaacaattgatcatcaaatgACAGATGCATCAACAATCGATGACGAAATTGATGTAGAAGGAGCCGCAAATCAGAGTTTCTGCACATTAG ATTCTAATGGCGAAAATGTATGGGTCGAGGCTAAGGAATCTGAATTGCTTGGACTAACATATGATACCGAGGAGGATGCTTACCGAGCATATTGTAGATATTCATTTATTAAGTGTTTTGGGATTAGGAAATCTAATGAGCGGAAGAATACGAAAGGTATTGTTGTTTCAAAAGAACTTTGTTGTTACAAACAGGGTACTAAGGTGAAACAAGGAACTTTGGGAAAGCAGTATTCAAAGTTGAGCCGGAGAACCGGGTGTAAGGCAATGATCTCTTTTATGATCGTCGATGGTAAATATAAGTGCTCACGACATGAAATGGTACACAACCATGAGTTTTGTCATCCTAGTGAAGTTCATCATCTGAAATGCCACAGAAAAATTGAATCTAGTGAGATTAAATACCTGGTGCACCTCCGAAATAGCGGTGTTCGTCTAGCAGATGGTTTTAGGTCTTTGGTTACAGAAGCTGGAGGATCTCATGTAGTGGGTTTTGAGTATGCTGATGCTGCAAGCGCAGTAAAAAAGGCAACGAAAAAACAGTTCGATACTACGGATTGCAACACACTGATAAAAATTTTGAAACAGAGAGCCGCGAGTGAGAAagatttttattatgattttgaATTAGATGAGAATAATTCCCTTGTGAGTGTATTTTTTAGGGATGGAATCATGAGGCAAGATTACGAGGCATTTTATGAGCTTCTTGGAAATGATGGGACATATTGTACGAACAAATATGACATGGTCTGTGCACCCTTTGTAGGGATTAACAATCATACTCGGATATGCTTATTCGGTATTGGTTTTATGTTGAATGAGAGCACAGAATCTTTTGAGTGGTTATACAAAACATTTCTGGCCTCGATGGGTGGTATACAACCAAGGACTATAATGACGGATCAGTCTAAGGCAATGTCAAATGCGATTAAAACTTGTTTCCCACAGTCGAAGCATCGACTATGTGTATGGCATTTATTTAAGAACTCATCTGCACACCTTGGTCATTTGAAGGATAAAGTAGGTTTTAACAAGTTGTTCAGTCGTATCTTGAAACGTTGCCATACTGAAGAAGAATTAGAACATTGTTGGAAAAG GTTAACTACGGAATATAATTGTGCACATCATCCTTGGTTAACAAGTTTGTACAAGTTGAGGGAAAAGTGGTGTTGTGCGTATGGCAAAGATTATTTCTCTGCTGGAGTATTATCCTCTCAAAGGAGCGAGTCGGCCAACAATTCTATTTGTAAGCGGCTTAGTAAGACTACTACCCTctgtgatttttatgatatatTTGGTACGGTTTTGAGTGAATGGAGGAGTCATGAACGAAAAGACAACAGTCTTTGTTGGGAGGGTAGGCCTGAGGTTGCTATACCCTGTTCATTACTTGAATTTGCATCTAAGATTTATACGATCGGAGCTTACGCGCGGTTTCAGAAAGAGTTTGTGAAGGCCATGTCTTATAAACATAAGATCAGACCCAGTATTGATGATACACTTTGCTATTGCGTGTACACTGAACGTACGGATGAGTTTGCCCATATTGTATCATTTGATCCGTCGACGAACTATGCATGTTGCACTTGCAAAAGGTTTGAAGAGGGTGGATTTTTGTGTCGTCACATCCTCTTTATCTATCATTGTAACTGTGTGGATAAGATACCAATGATTTATGTTCTTAAACGGTGGACAAAAGATGCGAAGCCGAAAGAGGATTTAGCGGAAGGCGCGAGGGGAAGGGGAATGATAGCAGGACCTGTATGGAGGCTGGATATGCATCGCCAATTTCATAAGCTCATTGTTGCTAGTGCTGAGAATGACATAACTAGAGGTATTGTTGAAAATTGTTTTGCACAGGCAAAAGCAGAAGTAGAAGGTATTTTGGGTGGCATTGATGTTTCAGATATAGAAGGGGGCGATGTAGATGTAATACAAGATCCAAAGGGGAGGACGAAGAAAGGTGAAAAATTTGCTAGAAAGAGGAGCATTCGAGATATTGAAACAAGTCGAGCTCGCGGAAAACATAAGGCTGCTGCAACTCGTGCACGGAAAAAATTGACTATTAATACAGCTGTAGAGGATGACATTACTAGATACGGAGTCAATAATGTCCCTACGCACATAGGACTTCAAGAAATACTAATGGCTCCAAGAGATTag